In the genome of Cellvibrio sp. KY-YJ-3, one region contains:
- a CDS encoding tryptophan halogenase family protein — MSKSVLIVGGGTAGWICAAYMARMLAADTPGGVTITLVESDEIGILGVGEGTFPIIRKTMSRIGLDESALIREADATFKQGIRFNNWKKNPADDPQDTYFHPFQVASQHTDMDLLPYWLLGVAGDVPWAEACTVQERVVDAKLAPKLITHPNYNAPLNYAYHFDAGKLAQVVCRQAMAMGVKRLIDTIDDVKVDEQGIASVQGRTHGELKADLYIDCTGFRARLIGEALGSEFTSYKDQLFCNRAVAMQVPYDRPDAPIPSCTYTSAQDAGWIWDIGLHNRRGVGYVYASNYCSDDEALATLKRYIGPAADNLKHRKLAFEAGFRKTQWHKNCIGVGLSVGFIEPLEATGISFAEVAALMLCNLFPWSGDYERSAQQFNQAMTKRFEHVIDFIKLHYYLSERTDTAFWRDNRAPASASDYLKGKLEQWRHRPPSFLDIDASHDIFDENSWQYILYGMGFKTDISARAGALRFYDDAKREFESIRQQSNKAMTAVPSHRDLINEVVARGFRNASGGQR, encoded by the coding sequence ATGAGCAAGAGCGTTCTGATTGTTGGCGGAGGAACCGCCGGTTGGATCTGCGCCGCCTATATGGCGCGGATGCTGGCGGCGGACACTCCTGGCGGCGTAACGATTACGCTGGTCGAGTCTGACGAAATAGGTATCCTCGGCGTTGGCGAGGGTACCTTCCCGATTATCCGCAAGACCATGAGCCGCATCGGCCTCGATGAAAGCGCGCTGATTCGGGAAGCCGATGCCACCTTTAAACAAGGCATCAGGTTTAATAACTGGAAGAAAAATCCAGCCGATGATCCCCAGGACACCTACTTCCACCCCTTCCAGGTTGCGTCCCAACATACCGACATGGACCTTCTACCCTATTGGCTGCTCGGTGTGGCCGGAGACGTACCCTGGGCCGAGGCCTGTACGGTGCAAGAGCGGGTGGTGGACGCCAAGCTGGCACCCAAACTGATTACTCACCCCAATTACAATGCGCCACTGAACTACGCCTATCACTTTGATGCAGGGAAACTGGCGCAAGTGGTATGCCGTCAGGCCATGGCGATGGGTGTGAAGCGGCTGATCGATACCATCGACGATGTGAAGGTTGATGAACAGGGCATCGCCTCAGTGCAGGGGCGAACCCACGGCGAACTCAAAGCCGACCTCTATATTGATTGCACCGGGTTCCGCGCGCGGCTGATCGGCGAAGCGCTGGGCTCGGAATTTACCTCCTACAAAGATCAGTTGTTCTGCAACCGCGCGGTGGCCATGCAGGTGCCCTATGATCGGCCCGATGCGCCCATTCCCTCCTGTACCTATACCAGCGCGCAAGATGCGGGCTGGATTTGGGATATCGGTCTGCATAATCGTCGCGGCGTCGGCTATGTCTATGCGTCCAATTACTGCAGTGACGATGAAGCACTGGCCACCTTAAAACGCTATATAGGCCCTGCTGCCGATAATCTTAAACACCGGAAACTGGCCTTTGAAGCCGGGTTTCGCAAAACCCAGTGGCATAAGAACTGTATCGGCGTTGGGCTGTCGGTAGGTTTTATCGAGCCACTGGAAGCCACCGGCATCAGCTTTGCCGAGGTTGCCGCGCTCATGCTGTGCAATCTGTTTCCCTGGTCGGGCGATTACGAACGCTCGGCCCAGCAGTTCAACCAGGCCATGACCAAGCGGTTTGAACATGTGATCGACTTTATCAAGCTGCACTACTACTTGAGCGAGCGCACAGATACCGCGTTTTGGCGCGACAATCGTGCGCCCGCGTCGGCCTCCGATTATCTGAAAGGCAAGCTGGAGCAATGGCGCCACCGGCCGCCATCCTTTCTCGATATTGATGCCAGCCATGACATTTTTGATGAAAACAGTTGGCAGTACATCCTTTACGGTATGGGGTTCAAGACCGACATCAGCGCCCGCGCTGGCGCGTTGCGGTTTTATGACGACGCCAAACGGGAGTTTGAGAGCATTCGCCAGCAGAGCAACAAGGCGATGACCGCTGTACCCAGCCACCGCGACCTGATCAATGAAGTGGTGGCAAGAGGGTTCCGTAACGCATCCGGCGGGCAGCGATGA
- a CDS encoding tryptophan halogenase family protein, with amino-acid sequence MKPVNNVVIVGGGTSGWMCAAAIARMAPPNASITLVESETIGVIGVGEATIPPLLEFNQFLGLDEHEVLRECQGTYKLGIEFVDWLDLGKRYFHPFGFYGRDTPEFAFHQLWLRLRAVSETGKAPADLAGDINDYNLCAMAARLGRFTQPQGGSDAILSTLRHAYHFDSMRYGQLLRRYAEQRGVRRVEGLVDSVQQHPDHGMIESVTLADGQVLAGELFIDCSGFKSLLIEGAMNSEFIDWSRYLPCDRALALSTTGTGAPDPFTRATADNAGWRWRIPLQTRMGNGYVYSSAFADEDHVHRALLVGAEGEALGEPRPLRFRTGHRRLFWEKNCVAIGLAGGFIEPLESTSIHLAQIGIQRLINLWPGRGINAAEIAHYNRIMTADYERLRDFIVLHYSATQRRDTEFWRYVGHMKIPDTLASKLEIFRGSGRVIAAPDDLFTPHSWLAVMLGQGINPTHYDALVDRVPETALIQNMRHLKESIAKTAAALPSHEAYLKRYCAA; translated from the coding sequence ATGAAGCCGGTGAACAATGTCGTCATTGTGGGCGGCGGCACCTCCGGCTGGATGTGCGCCGCCGCCATTGCGCGTATGGCGCCGCCCAATGCGTCCATTACGCTGGTTGAATCCGAGACAATAGGGGTGATCGGTGTTGGCGAAGCGACCATCCCGCCATTACTGGAATTCAACCAATTTCTCGGGCTGGACGAGCACGAGGTGCTGCGCGAATGTCAGGGCACCTACAAACTCGGCATCGAATTCGTTGACTGGCTTGACCTTGGCAAACGCTATTTCCACCCCTTTGGTTTTTACGGGCGCGATACCCCGGAGTTTGCTTTTCACCAACTGTGGCTTCGTTTGCGAGCAGTCTCAGAAACAGGCAAAGCACCTGCCGACTTGGCGGGAGACATCAACGACTACAACCTCTGTGCCATGGCGGCTCGCCTTGGGCGCTTCACCCAACCGCAGGGCGGTAGCGATGCGATTTTGTCCACCCTGCGTCACGCCTATCATTTTGACTCCATGCGCTACGGTCAGCTGCTGCGCCGCTACGCCGAGCAACGCGGCGTTCGCCGGGTGGAGGGTTTGGTAGATAGCGTCCAACAGCATCCGGATCACGGCATGATCGAGTCGGTGACGCTGGCTGACGGCCAGGTGCTGGCCGGTGAATTGTTTATCGACTGCAGTGGTTTTAAGTCCCTGCTGATTGAAGGCGCGATGAACAGCGAGTTTATCGACTGGAGCCGCTACTTGCCCTGTGACCGGGCGCTCGCCCTTTCCACGACCGGAACGGGCGCGCCAGATCCATTCACTCGCGCCACAGCAGACAATGCCGGCTGGCGCTGGCGCATTCCCCTGCAAACACGCATGGGCAATGGTTATGTCTATTCAAGTGCATTTGCCGATGAAGATCATGTACACCGGGCACTGCTTGTCGGCGCCGAAGGCGAAGCACTGGGTGAGCCGCGACCACTGCGTTTCCGCACCGGCCATCGCCGCCTCTTCTGGGAGAAAAACTGCGTTGCCATAGGTCTCGCCGGTGGTTTTATCGAACCATTGGAGTCCACCAGTATTCATCTGGCACAAATTGGCATTCAACGGCTGATTAACCTCTGGCCGGGGCGAGGCATCAATGCAGCGGAGATTGCACACTACAACCGGATAATGACCGCCGATTACGAGCGGCTCAGGGATTTTATTGTGCTGCACTACAGCGCCACCCAGCGCCGGGACACCGAATTTTGGCGCTACGTTGGCCATATGAAAATTCCGGATACCCTGGCATCCAAGCTGGAGATTTTTCGCGGCAGCGGCCGGGTTATTGCCGCGCCAGACGATTTATTCACGCCCCACAGTTGGCTGGCAGTCATGCTCGGGCAAGGCATCAACCCCACACATTACGATGCACTGGTGGATCGCGTGCCCGAGACTGCGCTTATTCAAAACATGCGGCATTTGAAAGAATCTATCGCCAAAACAGCAGCCGCATTGCCGAGTCATGAGGCTTACCTCAAGCGCTATTGCGCCGCATAA
- a CDS encoding flavodoxin gives MAPQANIALVFGTDTGNTQEIGEKIAQALRSYGYSVDMMNVCDVTSVVLQQYRFLVMGIPTWDFGGIQEDWEDFEGDLQLTDLSQAVVALYGLGDQRGYGDYFVDAMGWLYERVLATGAQVIGHWPAEGYKVAASLALNESKTEFCGLAIDEDQQFELTDRRVATWVNQIVSEYECCALAS, from the coding sequence ATGGCGCCGCAAGCAAATATCGCCTTGGTGTTTGGCACAGACACGGGTAACACACAAGAGATTGGAGAAAAAATCGCACAGGCATTGCGCAGTTATGGTTACAGCGTGGACATGATGAATGTGTGCGACGTTACCTCGGTGGTGCTGCAACAGTATCGCTTTTTGGTGATGGGAATTCCCACGTGGGATTTTGGGGGTATTCAAGAGGACTGGGAAGATTTTGAAGGAGATTTACAACTCACTGATTTATCCCAAGCGGTGGTAGCGCTTTATGGTTTGGGTGATCAGCGCGGTTACGGTGATTATTTTGTCGATGCTATGGGCTGGCTATACGAGCGTGTATTAGCAACGGGCGCACAGGTCATCGGCCATTGGCCAGCAGAGGGATATAAAGTGGCGGCATCGCTGGCATTAAATGAAAGTAAAACGGAATTTTGTGGTTTAGCAATAGATGAAGACCAACAATTTGAATTAACCGATAGGCGTGTAGCCACCTGGGTAAATCAAATAGTCAGTGAATATGAATGCTGTGCCTTGGCATCCTAG
- a CDS encoding TonB-dependent hemoglobin/transferrin/lactoferrin family receptor — protein MKKLFPRNLLAAFMACAVLASAQVSAADSVQAGTQKKKLGKVVVTAQAEQESAHPSSQLVNREALDNQQVTDLDDLVRYMPGVSVSDIGRFGANGFNIRGLDGDRVAMTVDGLSMGETLDPASYQAYDFFRSTRGGLDIDALKSVEIIKGADSIAAGSGGLSGAVMFVTKDPADYLAAQGDDTFLSLKTGYASDSDEALLSATLANRTGAWESLLVLTQRQSHELEVYGKGENITGGAREIADPLEAESTNALVKLYFYASPSHRLGMVAEHYRANSQLNNLSRVDASYLTRTTDDDNERDRIGVNYQWLAESRWFDVFDWNYDYQNSYNSGYTLMLFNSTTCPQGVSPCYRSEDRYYEQDAHTTRFKFSKNIAGTALEQELIYGLGAEVRDVNYASIDTRYIGTSNTASLVEVDPDFVPETAVTHWHGFVRDQLVLVNSPWTFNLGARVDSFDYSPELGAQYQDASATIGDVNFTQATWQLGADYQFTAQQHLAVQLGTGFRAPSTENLYYTTVTSVGTDAATGQEVLLWDSVANPDLKAEESLNKELRYGFANHRVQINAAIFHDDYSNFIETQTLTRLNDTVFQSCSRGTCTNATGDDYTMPVNSGEVVVKGFEMDGQWNLDRNIALRFAYSYNEGEKKNGDPLLSIVPHSGVVGIEYQPDDRRWAASFSMTRSGSKNADDVVVTDVNGTQSQGAAFLTDAFTLFDLQGRYQVTPALKITMGLYNITDEQYWRWQRVQFVTEGAGGARGGVSGDGINRYAEPGRNFKASVSYVF, from the coding sequence ATGAAAAAGTTGTTTCCCCGTAATTTACTCGCTGCATTTATGGCGTGCGCCGTGCTTGCATCTGCTCAGGTGTCAGCTGCCGATTCGGTGCAGGCCGGCACACAAAAAAAGAAATTGGGCAAAGTAGTGGTCACGGCGCAAGCTGAACAAGAGTCGGCGCATCCATCCAGTCAGTTAGTAAACCGCGAGGCATTGGATAATCAGCAAGTGACCGATCTGGATGATTTGGTGCGCTATATGCCTGGCGTGAGTGTGAGCGATATAGGCCGGTTTGGCGCTAATGGTTTTAATATTCGCGGTTTGGATGGCGATCGTGTAGCCATGACTGTAGATGGTTTATCCATGGGTGAAACCCTCGATCCGGCGAGCTATCAAGCCTACGATTTTTTTCGCTCCACACGCGGCGGGTTGGATATAGACGCACTGAAATCGGTAGAAATTATTAAAGGCGCGGATTCAATCGCTGCCGGTAGTGGTGGTTTGTCGGGCGCGGTTATGTTTGTCACCAAAGACCCGGCAGATTATTTGGCAGCGCAGGGCGACGACACGTTTCTCAGCCTGAAAACCGGCTACGCCAGTGATTCTGATGAAGCCTTACTCAGCGCAACACTCGCCAATCGCACCGGTGCCTGGGAGAGTTTACTGGTGCTCACCCAGCGTCAAAGTCATGAATTGGAAGTGTATGGTAAGGGTGAAAATATTACCGGTGGCGCGCGCGAAATTGCCGACCCGCTCGAGGCAGAATCCACCAACGCGTTAGTCAAATTGTATTTTTATGCCAGCCCATCCCATCGCTTAGGAATGGTTGCTGAACACTATCGTGCGAATTCACAGCTCAATAATTTATCGCGTGTGGATGCGAGTTATTTAACGCGCACTACGGATGACGACAACGAGCGCGATCGCATCGGCGTGAATTACCAATGGCTTGCCGAGTCCCGTTGGTTTGATGTGTTTGATTGGAATTACGATTATCAAAACAGCTACAACAGTGGTTATACCTTGATGCTGTTTAATTCCACTACCTGCCCACAAGGGGTATCGCCCTGTTATCGCTCGGAGGATCGTTACTACGAGCAGGATGCTCACACCACGCGGTTTAAATTCAGTAAAAATATCGCCGGCACTGCACTGGAACAGGAATTAATCTACGGCCTGGGTGCAGAAGTGCGCGATGTGAATTATGCCTCCATCGATACCCGTTATATCGGCACCAGTAATACGGCTTCATTGGTGGAAGTTGACCCGGACTTTGTACCGGAAACTGCAGTGACTCATTGGCATGGATTTGTGCGCGATCAACTGGTGCTGGTTAATTCCCCGTGGACATTTAACCTGGGGGCGCGGGTTGACAGTTTTGACTATTCACCGGAATTGGGCGCGCAGTATCAGGATGCATCGGCCACTATTGGCGATGTGAACTTTACGCAGGCGACCTGGCAATTAGGTGCGGATTATCAATTTACCGCGCAACAACACCTCGCTGTGCAACTGGGAACTGGCTTTCGTGCGCCCTCTACCGAAAATCTTTATTACACCACAGTGACCAGTGTAGGAACGGATGCGGCAACAGGGCAGGAGGTGCTGTTATGGGATTCGGTCGCCAACCCCGATTTGAAAGCCGAAGAAAGTTTGAATAAAGAGTTGCGCTATGGTTTTGCCAATCATCGTGTGCAAATTAACGCCGCTATTTTTCACGACGACTACAGCAATTTTATTGAAACCCAAACTCTCACACGTTTAAACGATACGGTTTTTCAAAGCTGTAGTCGCGGTACTTGCACTAATGCAACGGGCGATGACTACACCATGCCGGTTAATAGTGGCGAGGTGGTAGTGAAAGGTTTTGAAATGGATGGGCAGTGGAATCTGGATCGCAATATCGCGCTGCGTTTTGCCTACTCCTACAACGAAGGCGAAAAGAAAAATGGCGACCCGCTGTTAAGTATTGTGCCGCACTCGGGTGTTGTTGGTATTGAGTACCAACCCGATGATCGTCGCTGGGCGGCGAGTTTTAGCATGACTCGCTCAGGCAGTAAAAATGCGGATGATGTAGTGGTGACTGATGTTAACGGCACACAAAGCCAAGGCGCGGCATTTTTAACCGATGCATTTACCTTGTTTGATTTGCAAGGGCGCTATCAGGTTACGCCCGCGTTAAAAATCACCATGGGGTTGTACAACATTACCGACGAACAATATTGGCGCTGGCAGCGGGTGCAATTTGTCACCGAGGGCGCTGGTGGTGCACGCGGTGGAGTCAGTGGCGATGGTATTAATCGCTATGCAGAACCGGGGCGCAATTTCAAAGCGAGTGTGAGTTACGTGTTTTAA
- a CDS encoding EF-hand domain-containing protein, with translation MMAKKYFVLPLALLLLTACQSAPKPESTSESNPEPKAAAKKAHSATPHQRSHGASAGHRQSFIKDYDQNGDGVLTRAEFDQARAAHLRAMDSNQDQRIDEAEYVQEFVARMTEEQKEHRTKQLKQAHVRFGVLDKDKDGDLTVKEFAVSGTRMFTGWDLNKDGVINEQDPLPTP, from the coding sequence ATGATGGCTAAAAAATATTTTGTACTGCCACTGGCATTGTTGCTATTAACCGCCTGCCAATCAGCACCGAAACCAGAATCCACATCAGAATCTAACCCGGAGCCTAAGGCAGCAGCTAAAAAAGCGCACAGTGCTACCCCGCATCAGCGCAGTCACGGCGCGAGTGCCGGGCATCGCCAGAGTTTTATCAAGGATTACGATCAAAACGGTGATGGCGTTTTAACTCGCGCCGAATTTGATCAGGCGCGCGCGGCACATTTACGTGCTATGGATAGCAATCAGGATCAGCGTATTGATGAAGCCGAGTATGTGCAGGAGTTTGTCGCGCGTATGACTGAGGAGCAAAAAGAGCATAGAACCAAACAACTCAAACAAGCCCATGTGCGGTTTGGGGTGTTGGATAAGGACAAGGATGGAGATCTTACGGTGAAGGAATTTGCTGTCTCAGGAACACGGATGTTCACCGGCTGGGATTTAAATAAGGATGGTGTCATCAACGAGCAAGATCCATTGCCCACACCGTAA
- a CDS encoding DUF4198 domain-containing protein — translation MKALSGFTLLAFSLSFMFVLGFCSAVYAHTPFIAPTAFEPAHKGWISLDAGFAETFFHSDVAFDNGNFQVLTPAGVWVAPARVEQFTSRSVLEYQAQQEGTYRFTTGTRLGAVFRMYELNGERKHTRDPKEVLPKGHKLLDHYQSVTLAETYVTLKAPDTSALKPYNKGLELVPITHPNDLYAGEKFEFSVLLDGKPLVNQPVSIFSAQDSTQQQQPAYTTTTDHSGKASVELNNAGIYLLHLRKSAPAPKGAEAPNYGYIYTLSFAVQPAL, via the coding sequence ATGAAAGCTTTATCAGGTTTTACCCTGCTCGCGTTTTCCCTTTCTTTTATGTTCGTTCTCGGTTTTTGTTCGGCGGTATATGCCCACACGCCGTTCATCGCCCCCACCGCCTTTGAACCTGCGCACAAGGGTTGGATCAGCCTGGATGCGGGGTTTGCTGAAACCTTTTTCCACTCCGATGTGGCCTTTGATAACGGCAATTTTCAGGTGCTAACACCGGCTGGTGTTTGGGTGGCGCCCGCGCGGGTGGAGCAATTTACCAGCCGCAGTGTGCTGGAATATCAAGCGCAGCAGGAGGGCACCTATCGCTTCACCACCGGCACACGTTTGGGTGCGGTATTTCGCATGTATGAACTCAATGGTGAACGCAAACACACCCGCGACCCCAAAGAGGTTTTGCCCAAAGGGCACAAGCTGCTCGATCACTATCAATCTGTCACCCTCGCGGAAACCTATGTGACTTTAAAAGCCCCGGACACTAGCGCGCTGAAACCCTATAACAAAGGTTTGGAGTTGGTACCCATCACTCACCCCAATGATTTATATGCGGGTGAGAAGTTTGAATTTTCGGTATTGCTGGATGGCAAACCGCTGGTGAATCAGCCTGTCAGTATTTTTAGCGCGCAGGATTCCACTCAACAGCAACAACCTGCATACACCACCACTACAGATCACAGCGGCAAGGCCAGTGTTGAACTCAATAACGCCGGTATTTATTTGCTGCACCTGCGCAAAAGTGCACCCGCACCCAAGGGAGCTGAGGCGCCTAATTACGGTTACATCTACACCCTGAGTTTTGCCGTGCAACCGGCGCTGTAA
- a CDS encoding FTR1 family protein: MVDAVLLVLREVLEAALMFSLLLALSRQYELRLVWSLWALLIGVLGSWFLAHNAYAIADALEGTGQEILNAGLYAVVALSFILLALMLMPQLYKQETLQRLSLSLLFVIIVSFSLMREGSEVWIYLSSFTQKPDALTSALIGAIIGTGIGLSLGAITYYLLVFMRRQFFLPTFLVIATLLAGGLSMQIAKQLLQIGLLDSAEPLWDSSFIVAEQSWLGELLYALLGYDAQPTPIQIIFYGAAIAPILLAGLFLVVQAVVGGVWRKRDQNHD, from the coding sequence ATGGTCGATGCCGTGTTGTTAGTATTGCGCGAAGTATTAGAGGCGGCACTGATGTTCAGCCTGTTGCTCGCACTCAGCCGGCAATATGAATTGCGGCTGGTGTGGAGTTTGTGGGCGTTGCTGATAGGTGTGCTGGGTTCATGGTTTCTTGCACACAATGCCTATGCGATTGCCGACGCGCTGGAGGGTACCGGGCAGGAAATACTTAACGCCGGTTTATATGCTGTGGTAGCACTCAGTTTTATTTTGCTTGCGCTAATGTTGATGCCGCAGTTGTACAAACAAGAAACGTTGCAGCGCTTAAGCCTGTCGCTATTGTTTGTGATTATTGTGAGTTTTTCTCTAATGCGTGAAGGCTCTGAAGTCTGGATTTATTTATCCAGTTTTACCCAGAAACCCGATGCGCTCACCTCTGCGTTAATCGGCGCGATAATCGGTACGGGAATCGGTTTGAGTTTGGGCGCTATCACCTATTACCTGTTAGTGTTTATGCGTCGCCAATTTTTTCTGCCAACATTTTTAGTCATTGCTACCTTATTGGCTGGTGGTTTATCCATGCAAATTGCCAAGCAATTATTGCAAATTGGTTTGTTGGATTCAGCAGAGCCGCTGTGGGACAGCAGTTTTATTGTGGCCGAACAAAGTTGGTTGGGTGAGCTGTTGTATGCACTGCTCGGTTACGACGCTCAGCCCACACCGATTCAAATTATTTTTTATGGCGCCGCGATTGCCCCGATTTTATTGGCAGGATTGTTTTTGGTAGTGCAGGCAGTGGTGGGTGGTGTATGGCGCAAGCGAGATCAAAACCATGATTAA
- a CDS encoding cupredoxin domain-containing protein, with amino-acid sequence MKKIANTFPLCVGLMLLLLSSFLQAEVPTFTIEIRGHLFYPSQLVVPANTKIKLLVINQDPTPEEFESYELNREKVIMGGAKATIFIGPLKPGDYPFFGEFNPKTAQGVIRVEQ; translated from the coding sequence ATGAAAAAAATAGCTAATACTTTTCCCCTTTGTGTGGGGTTGATGCTGTTATTGCTAAGCAGTTTTTTACAGGCAGAAGTGCCGACTTTCACTATTGAGATTCGTGGGCATTTATTTTATCCCTCGCAATTGGTCGTGCCCGCCAATACCAAAATTAAATTACTGGTTATCAATCAGGACCCAACACCCGAAGAGTTTGAAAGTTACGAACTCAATCGTGAAAAAGTAATTATGGGCGGTGCCAAAGCGACAATTTTTATTGGCCCGCTCAAGCCGGGCGATTATCCTTTTTTTGGCGAGTTTAATCCCAAGACCGCGCAGGGTGTGATTCGGGTGGAGCAGTAA
- a CDS encoding cell wall metabolism sensor histidine kinase WalK: MKSIRRFLVIVLVAIVTLANFAAAVRGYLGSMDEAERLFNQRLLQQVDLLNYALPLHAITGNTNRVIEFPARASDVESSLEFQWVNNDGTLLARSAAMPDTVLVSLEEGFRYFNFNNYRWHLLVTASSDKQSWYIIAERDDQRYRLAESMILQAVYPMVLALPLIALIIWSVAGVGLRPVAKLARELRQREATDLHPLEQRDMPVELLQLAQSANELLRRLDASFAREKRFSGDAAHELRTPLAALKIHCENLARELHPAPESVVKLQLGIERMSYLVEQILLLNRTAPDHFMGRFEPVNLTMLAKQTVVDCSASLAQKNHQIEFNGDECWVLGDRAALASLLNNLLGNAIKYTPAGGLIVVNSWLRGKDVVLEVMDNGPGIPAEQQARVFDRFYRVGGDRHNSQTPGCGLGLSIVQQVVELHNAQIALTQSRFDHGLLAIVTFAAIAAPVTIKKIEHGASRDNHNEKNS; the protein is encoded by the coding sequence GTGAAATCCATTCGCCGTTTTTTGGTCATTGTGTTGGTGGCGATAGTGACACTGGCAAATTTTGCGGCGGCGGTGCGCGGTTATCTCGGCAGTATGGATGAAGCGGAACGTTTATTTAATCAACGTTTATTACAACAAGTAGATTTATTAAATTATGCCTTGCCATTGCATGCAATAACGGGCAATACAAATCGCGTCATTGAATTTCCGGCGCGTGCCAGCGATGTTGAATCCTCCTTGGAATTTCAATGGGTTAATAATGATGGAACATTATTGGCGCGCTCGGCTGCCATGCCAGATACAGTTCTGGTATCGCTGGAGGAGGGCTTTCGCTATTTTAATTTTAATAATTACCGCTGGCATTTATTAGTCACCGCCAGTAGCGACAAACAAAGTTGGTACATTATTGCCGAGCGCGATGATCAGCGTTATCGCTTGGCAGAATCCATGATTTTGCAAGCGGTTTACCCCATGGTGCTGGCGCTGCCATTAATTGCGCTAATTATCTGGTCGGTGGCCGGTGTGGGCTTGCGCCCCGTTGCCAAGCTCGCGCGGGAATTGCGTCAGCGTGAAGCGACAGATTTACATCCGCTTGAACAGCGTGACATGCCAGTAGAATTATTGCAGCTGGCACAATCGGCCAATGAATTGTTGCGCCGCCTGGATGCCTCCTTTGCGCGTGAAAAACGTTTCTCTGGCGATGCGGCCCACGAACTGCGTACACCGCTCGCCGCACTCAAAATTCACTGCGAAAATTTAGCCAGGGAATTGCATCCAGCACCGGAATCGGTGGTGAAACTACAGTTGGGTATTGAACGCATGAGTTATCTAGTTGAGCAAATATTACTGCTCAACCGCACCGCGCCAGATCATTTTATGGGCCGCTTTGAGCCGGTGAATTTAACCATGCTGGCAAAACAAACGGTGGTGGATTGCAGTGCATCACTCGCGCAAAAAAATCACCAGATCGAATTTAATGGCGATGAGTGCTGGGTGCTGGGCGATCGTGCAGCACTGGCATCGCTGCTCAATAATTTACTTGGCAATGCCATTAAATACACCCCGGCGGGCGGTTTGATTGTGGTGAATAGTTGGCTGCGCGGCAAGGATGTAGTGTTGGAGGTGATGGATAACGGCCCCGGTATTCCTGCTGAGCAACAGGCGCGGGTATTTGATCGTTTTTATCGGGTGGGTGGGGATCGTCACAATTCACAAACGCCCGGTTGCGGTTTGGGCTTGTCAATTGTGCAGCAGGTGGTGGAGTTGCATAACGCACAGATTGCGCTCACCCAATCGCGTTTTGATCACGGCCTGTTAGCCATAGTGACCTTTGCGGCCATTGCTGCACCGGTAACGATTAAAAAAATTGAGCATGGCGCTAGTAGAGATAATCACAATGAAAAAAATAGCTAA
- a CDS encoding response regulator, with translation MQILLVEDDSLLADGIVSALKRAGFAVNWLDNGKAACTQVVAEPPDILLLDLGLPDMDGLEVLKRVRQKKLHTQVLILTARDTTTDKVAGLDSGADDYLTKPFALDELLARLRVLERRLGTASSSVITIASVAVNTAQHEASVDGVPLSLSRREYMLLKALMESAGVIQTREGLEAKLYSWGDEVASNAIEVHIHNLRKKLPADFIRTIRGIGYMVSKP, from the coding sequence ATGCAAATATTGCTGGTAGAGGATGACAGTTTGCTCGCCGACGGCATTGTCAGTGCATTAAAACGCGCTGGCTTTGCCGTTAATTGGTTGGACAATGGCAAAGCGGCGTGCACCCAGGTAGTTGCTGAGCCGCCGGATATTTTGCTGCTGGATTTGGGCCTACCCGATATGGACGGGCTGGAGGTATTAAAACGGGTGCGACAAAAAAAATTGCACACCCAGGTATTAATTCTTACTGCACGCGATACCACCACCGACAAAGTTGCAGGGCTGGATTCCGGCGCCGACGATTACCTCACTAAACCCTTTGCGCTCGATGAATTGCTCGCACGTTTGCGGGTACTGGAACGGCGTTTGGGCACAGCCTCTTCCTCTGTGATTACCATTGCCTCTGTCGCGGTTAATACTGCGCAGCATGAAGCGAGTGTGGATGGGGTGCCGCTCAGTTTATCGCGCCGCGAATATATGCTGTTAAAAGCGCTGATGGAAAGCGCCGGGGTGATTCAAACCCGCGAGGGATTGGAAGCAAAATTGTATTCCTGGGGCGATGAAGTGGCGAGTAACGCGATTGAAGTGCACATTCATAATTTGCGTAAAAAATTGCCCGCCGATTTTATTCGCACTATTCGCGGTATTGGTTACATGGTGTCCAAGCCGTGA